Proteins encoded in a region of the Streptomyces sp. NBC_01298 genome:
- the nrdR gene encoding transcriptional regulator NrdR, whose amino-acid sequence MHCPFCRHPDSRVVDSRTTDDGTSIRRRRQCPDCSRRFTTVETASLMVIKRSGVTEPFSRTKVISGVRKACQGRPVTEDALAKLGQRVEEALRATGSAELTTHDVGLAILGPLQDLDLVAYLRFASVYKAFDTLEDFETAIAELRVPRPHEECEPGGTAPVPVPASAAD is encoded by the coding sequence ATGCACTGCCCCTTCTGCAGGCACCCCGACAGCCGTGTCGTCGACAGTCGCACCACCGACGACGGCACGTCGATCCGCCGGCGCCGCCAGTGCCCCGACTGCTCCCGTCGCTTCACGACGGTGGAGACGGCCTCACTGATGGTGATCAAGCGCAGCGGGGTGACCGAACCCTTCAGTCGTACCAAGGTCATCTCCGGCGTGCGCAAGGCGTGCCAGGGGCGGCCGGTCACCGAGGACGCCCTCGCCAAACTCGGCCAGCGGGTCGAGGAGGCGCTGCGCGCCACCGGGAGCGCCGAGCTGACCACCCACGACGTGGGTCTGGCCATACTCGGCCCGTTGCAGGACCTCGATCTGGTCGCGTACCTCCGGTTCGCGTCCGTTTACAAGGCGTTCGACACACTCGAAGACTTCGAGACCGCCATCGCGGAACTCCGCGTGCCGCGGCCTCATGAAGAGTGCGAGCCCGGTGGGACCGCTCCGGTCCCCGTGCCCGCCTCCGCCGCCGACTGA
- the lexA gene encoding transcriptional repressor LexA produces the protein MTTTADSATITAQNRSQSRLEPVHAMNDASLNPEAEPVRPARSLPGRPPGIRADSSGLTDRQRRVIEVIRDSVQRRGYPPSMREIGQAVGLSSTSSVAHQLMALERKGFLRRDPHRPRAYEVRGSDQPSSQPTDTTGKPAASYVPLVGRIAAGGPILAEESVEDVFPLPRQLVGDGELFCLKVVGDSMIEAAICDGDWVTVRRQPVAENGDIVAAMLEGEATVKRFKREDGHVWLLPHNAAYQPIPGDEATILGKVVAVLRRL, from the coding sequence GTGACCACCACCGCAGACAGTGCCACCATCACTGCCCAGAACCGCTCCCAGAGCCGACTTGAGCCGGTGCATGCCATGAATGACGCAAGTCTGAACCCGGAGGCGGAGCCCGTACGCCCCGCACGCTCGCTGCCAGGGCGACCTCCAGGCATCCGCGCCGACAGCTCCGGGCTCACGGACCGGCAGCGGAGGGTCATCGAGGTCATTCGCGACTCGGTGCAGCGGCGCGGCTACCCGCCGTCGATGCGGGAGATCGGCCAGGCGGTCGGCCTGTCCAGCACCTCTTCGGTCGCGCACCAGCTGATGGCCCTGGAGCGCAAGGGCTTCCTGCGCCGCGACCCCCACCGCCCCCGGGCGTACGAGGTCCGCGGCTCCGACCAGCCCAGCTCGCAGCCCACGGACACCACGGGCAAGCCCGCGGCCTCGTACGTCCCCCTGGTCGGCCGGATCGCGGCCGGCGGCCCGATCCTCGCCGAGGAGTCGGTGGAGGACGTGTTCCCCCTCCCCCGCCAGCTCGTGGGCGACGGAGAACTGTTCTGCCTCAAGGTCGTGGGCGACTCGATGATCGAGGCCGCGATCTGTGACGGCGACTGGGTGACCGTCCGCCGCCAGCCCGTCGCGGAGAACGGCGACATCGTCGCCGCCATGCTCGAAGGCGAGGCCACGGTCAAGCGCTTCAAGCGCGAGGACGGCCACGTCTGGCTGCTCCCCCATAACGCCGCCTACCAGCCGATCCCCGGCGACGAAGCCACCATCCTCGGCAAGGTCGTGGCGGTACTGCGCCGGCTCTGA
- a CDS encoding ATP-dependent DNA helicase has product MTKPSLPDLLHAAVSAVGGTERPGQVAMAEAVAEAIDDSSHRLIQAGTGTGKSLGYLVPALAHGERVVVATATLALQRQLVERDLPRTVEALHPQLRRRPQFAMLKGRSNYLCLHRLHEGAPQDEEEGLFDQFEAATPTSKLGQDLLRLRDWADETETGDRDDLTPGVSDKAWAQISVSSRECLGATKCAYGAECFAEAARERAKLADVVVTNHALLAIDAIEGAPVLPQHEVLIVDEAHELVSRVTGVATGELTPGQVNRAVKRAAKLVDEKTADSLQTASETFERVMELALPGRLEEIPEDLGYALMALRDASRTVISAIGNTRDKSVHDEDAVRKQALAAVESVHGVAERITAGSEYDVVWYERHDRFGATLRVAPLSVSGLLREKLFADRSVVLTSATLKLGGDFNGVAASMGLSPEGVEGEDVPQWKGLDVGSPFDYPKQGILYVAKHLATPGREGTRGDMMDELAELIEAAGGRTLGLFSSMRGAKAAAEELRGRLENPILLQGEETLGELIKAFAADPKTCLFGTLSLWQGVDVPGPSCQLVIMDRIPFPRPDDPLMSARQKAVEERGGNGFMSVAATHAALLMAQGAGRLVRATGDKGVVAVLDPRLATARYGSFLRATLPDFWYTTDRNQVRRSLAAIDAAAQAEGK; this is encoded by the coding sequence ATGACGAAGCCCTCCCTCCCCGACCTGCTGCACGCCGCCGTCTCCGCCGTCGGCGGCACGGAGCGCCCCGGCCAGGTGGCCATGGCCGAAGCCGTCGCCGAAGCGATCGACGACAGTTCCCACCGCCTGATCCAGGCCGGAACCGGCACCGGTAAGTCCCTGGGCTACCTGGTGCCGGCCCTCGCGCACGGCGAGCGCGTGGTCGTGGCCACCGCGACGCTGGCCCTCCAGCGCCAGCTCGTCGAGCGCGACCTGCCCCGGACGGTGGAGGCGCTGCATCCGCAGCTCCGCCGCCGCCCGCAGTTCGCCATGCTCAAGGGCCGCTCCAACTACCTGTGCCTGCACCGTCTGCACGAGGGCGCCCCGCAGGACGAGGAGGAGGGCCTCTTCGACCAGTTCGAGGCGGCCACCCCCACGAGCAAGCTGGGGCAGGACCTGCTGCGGCTGCGCGACTGGGCGGACGAGACCGAGACGGGTGACCGCGACGACCTCACCCCGGGCGTCTCCGACAAGGCCTGGGCACAGATCTCCGTCTCCTCCCGCGAATGCCTGGGCGCGACGAAGTGCGCGTACGGCGCGGAGTGCTTCGCGGAGGCCGCCCGTGAGCGGGCCAAGCTCGCGGACGTGGTCGTCACCAACCACGCGCTCCTCGCCATCGACGCCATCGAGGGCGCCCCGGTCCTCCCGCAGCACGAGGTGCTGATCGTCGACGAGGCCCACGAGCTGGTGTCCCGGGTGACCGGCGTCGCCACGGGAGAGCTCACCCCGGGTCAGGTCAACCGCGCCGTGAAGCGTGCGGCGAAGCTGGTCGACGAGAAGACCGCCGACTCCCTGCAGACCGCGTCCGAGACCTTCGAGCGGGTCATGGAGCTGGCGCTCCCCGGCCGGCTGGAGGAGATCCCCGAGGACCTCGGGTACGCGCTGATGGCCCTGCGGGACGCCTCGCGCACCGTGATCTCCGCGATCGGCAACACGCGGGACAAGTCCGTCCACGACGAGGACGCCGTCCGCAAGCAGGCGCTCGCCGCGGTGGAGAGCGTGCACGGGGTGGCCGAGCGGATCACGGCCGGCTCCGAGTACGACGTGGTCTGGTACGAACGCCACGACCGCTTCGGAGCGACCCTCCGGGTGGCTCCGCTGTCGGTGTCCGGCTTGCTGCGCGAGAAGCTGTTCGCGGACCGCTCGGTGGTCCTGACCTCGGCGACCCTCAAGCTCGGCGGCGACTTCAACGGCGTCGCGGCGTCCATGGGCCTGTCCCCGGAGGGCGTCGAGGGCGAGGACGTGCCGCAGTGGAAGGGCCTCGACGTCGGCTCGCCCTTCGACTATCCCAAGCAGGGCATCCTCTACGTCGCCAAGCACCTGGCCACCCCCGGCCGCGAGGGCACCCGCGGCGACATGATGGACGAGCTCGCGGAACTGATCGAGGCGGCGGGCGGCCGCACCCTCGGACTGTTCTCTTCCATGCGCGGGGCGAAGGCCGCCGCCGAGGAACTGCGCGGCCGGCTCGAGAACCCGATCCTGCTCCAGGGCGAGGAGACGCTCGGGGAGCTGATCAAGGCCTTCGCCGCAGATCCGAAGACCTGCCTGTTCGGGACCCTGTCGCTGTGGCAGGGCGTGGATGTTCCAGGGCCCAGCTGCCAGTTGGTGATCATGGACAGGATCCCGTTCCCGCGCCCCGACGATCCGCTGATGAGCGCCCGCCAGAAGGCGGTCGAGGAGCGCGGCGGGAACGGCTTCATGTCCGTCGCGGCGACGCACGCGGCGCTGCTCATGGCCCAGGGCGCGGGTCGGCTCGTACGGGCCACCGGGGACAAGGGCGTCGTGGCGGTCCTGGACCCCCGGTTGGCCACGGCCCGGTACGGGAGCTTCCTGCGGGCCACGCTGCCGGACTTCTGGTACACCACGGACCGCAACCAGGTCCGCCGCTCGCTCGCCGCGATCGACGCCGCCGCCCAGGCCGAAGGCAAGTAG
- a CDS encoding IucA/IucC family protein: MQNFSAAPDSPGPHFPDIVPLSPQHPSTPPELNRLTWDFAARRLLAKMLGEFAYEEIITPVPAPAASGDAWTLTLDDGSSLGFRARRRAYGSWHVTPDTITLTPQPASAGSPTAFGDPYAFLIRARTLLGLDGATLGHLVRELSATLAADARIDHTALTADVLADLDYAALEGHQTGHPWLVLNKGRIGLSASDTAAWAPEARTAQHLPWLAAHTSLAHYRGTAGLEDPARLYSAELDPVTRALFDRTLRDRGLDPLGYLYLPVHPWQWDEVLLPLFAPALAAGTLVPLPADPDLRLPQQSIRTFLNLTRPDRHSVKLPLSIFNTMVWRGLPSDLALAAPAVTAWIHSLRDGDPFLRQECGVILLGEVASVTVRHPVYDALPEVPYQYKELLGAIWREPLAGHLAPGERARTLSSLLHTDPRGRSFTAELVARSGLSPAVWLQHLFAALLPPLLRFLYRYGTVFSPHGENTVVIFDERDVPVRLAVKDFVDDVNISTEPLPELAAMPDEVRAVLLTEPADFLPQFIHSGLFVGVFRYLSALCEDRLGVPEDTFWSLVRAEILRHQARFPELKERYELFDLLGERIARLCLNRNRLYEDGYRDRPDRPHAVRYGTVPNPLHRP; encoded by the coding sequence GTGCAGAATTTCTCCGCAGCCCCCGACTCCCCAGGTCCTCACTTCCCGGACATCGTGCCCCTGTCGCCCCAGCATCCGAGCACGCCGCCCGAACTGAACCGGCTGACCTGGGACTTCGCCGCCCGCCGCCTGCTCGCCAAGATGCTCGGCGAGTTCGCGTACGAGGAGATCATCACCCCGGTCCCCGCCCCGGCCGCCTCCGGCGACGCCTGGACGCTGACCCTCGACGACGGCAGCAGCCTCGGTTTCCGTGCCCGCCGCCGCGCGTACGGCAGCTGGCACGTCACCCCCGACACGATCACCCTCACCCCGCAGCCCGCCTCCGCCGGATCGCCGACCGCCTTCGGGGACCCGTACGCCTTCCTCATCCGCGCGCGCACCCTCCTCGGCCTCGACGGCGCCACCCTCGGCCACCTCGTCCGCGAGCTCAGTGCCACGCTCGCGGCCGACGCACGCATCGACCACACCGCGCTCACCGCGGACGTCCTCGCCGACCTCGACTACGCGGCCCTCGAGGGGCACCAGACCGGCCATCCCTGGCTGGTCCTCAACAAGGGGCGGATCGGACTCTCCGCCTCCGACACCGCCGCCTGGGCGCCCGAGGCCCGCACCGCCCAGCACCTCCCCTGGCTGGCGGCCCACACCTCCCTCGCCCACTACCGGGGCACCGCCGGCCTGGAAGATCCCGCCCGCCTCTACTCCGCCGAACTTGACCCCGTCACCCGAGCCCTCTTCGACCGGACCCTGCGCGACCGCGGCCTCGACCCGCTGGGCTACCTCTACCTCCCCGTGCACCCCTGGCAGTGGGACGAGGTCCTGCTGCCCCTCTTCGCCCCGGCCCTCGCCGCGGGCACCCTGGTGCCGCTCCCCGCGGACCCCGACCTGCGCCTGCCCCAGCAGTCGATCCGCACCTTCCTCAACCTCACCCGCCCCGACCGCCACAGCGTCAAACTTCCGCTCTCCATCTTCAACACCATGGTCTGGCGCGGCCTGCCCTCGGACCTGGCCCTCGCGGCGCCCGCCGTCACCGCCTGGATCCACTCGCTGCGCGACGGCGACCCCTTCCTCCGCCAGGAATGCGGAGTGATCCTGCTCGGCGAAGTCGCCTCCGTCACGGTCCGCCACCCCGTCTACGACGCGCTCCCCGAAGTCCCGTACCAGTACAAGGAGCTCCTCGGCGCGATCTGGCGCGAGCCGCTGGCCGGCCACCTCGCCCCGGGGGAGCGGGCCCGTACCCTCTCCTCGCTCCTGCACACCGACCCCCGCGGCCGGTCCTTCACCGCCGAACTCGTCGCCCGGTCCGGCCTGAGCCCCGCGGTCTGGCTCCAGCACCTCTTCGCCGCCCTGCTGCCTCCGCTGCTCCGCTTCCTCTACCGCTACGGCACCGTCTTCTCCCCGCACGGCGAGAACACCGTCGTGATCTTCGACGAGCGCGACGTCCCGGTCCGGCTCGCGGTGAAGGACTTCGTGGACGACGTCAACATCAGCACGGAACCGCTGCCCGAGCTGGCGGCCATGCCCGACGAGGTCCGTGCGGTCCTGCTCACCGAGCCCGCGGATTTCCTGCCCCAGTTCATCCACTCGGGGCTCTTCGTCGGCGTCTTCCGCTACCTCTCCGCCCTCTGCGAGGACCGGCTCGGGGTTCCGGAGGACACGTTCTGGTCCCTCGTACGGGCGGAGATCCTGCGTCACCAGGCCCGCTTCCCGGAGCTCAAGGAGCGCTACGAGCTCTTCGACCTCCTCGGTGAACGCATCGCGAGGCTCTGCCTGAACAGGAACCGCCTCTACGAGGACGGCTACCGCGACCGGCCGGACCGCCCGCACGCCGTGCGGTACGGCACCGTGCCGAACCCCCTCCACCGGCCATGA
- a CDS encoding GNAT family N-acetyltransferase has product MPSTDFHTGVLLTDVHRTVATDVHRLIAPRLSAESLPRLAEADLLDSPAAWGGVTTRSGVFRLEPVRLDRDLGLLARWMNDPEVDAFWELAGPAAVTAAHVRAQLDGDSRSVPCLGLLDGTPMSYWEIYRADLDPVSAHYPARPHDTGIHLLIGDGTNRGRGLGTALLRAVADLVLDNRPRCMRVIAEPDIRNTPSVSAFLNSGFRCPAEIELPGKRAALMIRERALRSLL; this is encoded by the coding sequence ATGCCCTCCACCGACTTCCACACCGGCGTGCTCCTCACCGATGTGCACCGCACCGTCGCGACCGATGTGCACCGCCTCATCGCGCCGCGTCTCAGCGCCGAGTCGCTGCCCCGGCTCGCCGAGGCGGATCTACTCGACTCCCCGGCGGCCTGGGGTGGCGTCACGACGCGGTCCGGCGTCTTCCGCCTCGAACCCGTACGGCTCGACCGCGACCTGGGGCTGCTCGCGCGGTGGATGAACGACCCGGAGGTGGACGCGTTTTGGGAACTCGCCGGCCCGGCAGCCGTCACCGCCGCCCACGTCCGGGCACAGCTGGACGGGGACAGCCGCAGCGTCCCGTGTCTCGGCCTCCTCGACGGCACGCCGATGAGCTACTGGGAGATCTACCGGGCCGACCTCGACCCGGTCTCCGCCCACTACCCGGCGCGGCCCCACGACACGGGTATCCACCTGCTCATCGGAGACGGCACGAACCGCGGCCGAGGTCTGGGCACCGCGCTCCTGCGCGCCGTCGCCGACCTGGTGCTCGACAACCGCCCGCGCTGCATGCGCGTCATCGCCGAACCGGACATCCGCAACACCCCCTCCGTATCAGCCTTCCTGAACTCCGGTTTCCGCTGTCCCGCCGAGATCGAACTGCCCGGCAAACGTGCCGCCCTGATGATCCGCGAGCGGGCGCTGCGCAGTCTCCTTTGA
- a CDS encoding IucA/IucC family protein, translated as MPWPPAEPQQPAVPRQKDGSVRPRAGAADPLDHPDPRVAAEAASVENLLRCWVRETGLEQPAGPVLRIPLPASGAALLVAVRYWSAAGWHRFGPARIEGVPAAAPAVDAVTLAALISREGEAAHGNPAHGNPAHGNPAHGNPAHGNPAHGNPAHGEGARAIGPHEHADGPANDGPANDAPNDGAPGGADLVGRVADSVRRTAEFITDRRQRPAAPVPVAGDRFLTAEQSLLLGHPLHPTPKSREGLSEAEVRRYSPELHGSFPLHWVAIAPAALATDSAWTERGRPVSAARLLGRLAPGLPVPDGATPLPLHPWQAHDLLQRPAAAALRDAGLLHDLGPYGAPWYPTSSIRTVHQPGAPAMLKLSLGLRITNSRRENLRKELHRGIEVHRLLRTGLAERWQAAHPGFDIVRDPAWVAADAPDGTPVPGLDVLLRHNPFRPGDDVLCIAALTAPRPWPGRTTMSSRLAETVSRLATTTGRTTSAVAAEWFLRYLEHVVLPVLAFDALAGIALEAHQQNTLVLLDPAGWPVGGRYRDNQGYYFRSSRRAELERRLPGIGATSDTFVSDAVTDERFAYYLGINNVLGLIGAFGSQRLADERILLAAFRRFLGKARGLGPLPERLLDSPTLRCKANLLTRLGGLDELVGPVDTQSVYVTIANPLHD; from the coding sequence ATGCCCTGGCCGCCGGCCGAGCCGCAGCAACCCGCGGTGCCACGGCAGAAGGACGGCTCCGTCCGACCGCGCGCGGGAGCGGCCGACCCGTTGGACCACCCCGACCCCAGGGTCGCCGCCGAGGCCGCCTCGGTGGAGAACCTGCTGCGCTGCTGGGTCCGCGAGACCGGACTCGAACAGCCGGCCGGTCCCGTCCTGCGCATCCCCCTCCCCGCATCGGGCGCTGCCCTGCTCGTCGCGGTCCGCTACTGGTCCGCAGCCGGCTGGCACCGCTTCGGCCCGGCCCGCATCGAAGGCGTTCCCGCCGCCGCCCCCGCCGTGGACGCGGTCACCCTCGCGGCGCTGATCTCCCGCGAAGGCGAAGCCGCCCACGGGAACCCCGCCCACGGGAACCCCGCCCACGGGAACCCCGCCCACGGGAACCCCGCCCACGGGAACCCCGCCCACGGGAACCCCGCCCACGGGGAGGGCGCCCGCGCGATCGGCCCCCACGAACACGCCGACGGCCCCGCAAACGACGGCCCCGCAAACGACGCCCCCAACGACGGCGCCCCCGGCGGCGCCGACCTCGTCGGGCGGGTCGCCGACTCGGTTCGCCGGACCGCCGAGTTCATCACCGACCGTCGCCAACGCCCGGCCGCGCCCGTCCCCGTCGCCGGGGACCGGTTCCTCACCGCCGAACAGTCCCTTCTCCTCGGCCACCCCCTGCACCCGACCCCGAAGAGCCGCGAAGGACTCTCCGAAGCCGAAGTCCGCCGCTACTCACCCGAACTGCACGGCTCCTTCCCCCTGCACTGGGTGGCGATCGCACCCGCCGCGCTCGCCACCGACTCCGCCTGGACCGAACGCGGTCGCCCGGTCTCCGCCGCCCGGCTCCTGGGCCGCCTCGCCCCAGGGCTCCCGGTGCCCGACGGCGCCACCCCCCTTCCCCTTCACCCCTGGCAGGCCCACGACCTGCTCCAGCGCCCCGCGGCAGCCGCCCTCCGCGACGCGGGACTCCTGCACGACCTGGGCCCGTACGGAGCCCCCTGGTATCCGACCTCCTCCATCCGCACCGTGCACCAGCCCGGCGCCCCCGCGATGCTCAAGCTCTCCCTGGGCCTGCGCATCACCAACTCCCGCCGTGAGAACCTCCGCAAGGAACTGCACCGCGGCATCGAGGTGCACCGGCTGCTCCGCACCGGACTGGCAGAGCGGTGGCAGGCCGCCCACCCCGGCTTCGACATCGTCCGCGATCCCGCGTGGGTCGCCGCCGACGCCCCGGACGGCACCCCCGTCCCCGGACTCGACGTCCTGCTCCGGCACAACCCCTTCCGACCGGGCGACGACGTCCTCTGTATCGCCGCGCTCACCGCACCCCGCCCGTGGCCCGGGCGGACCACCATGAGCTCCCGGCTGGCCGAGACCGTCTCGCGCCTCGCCACCACCACCGGGCGGACGACCTCCGCCGTCGCCGCCGAGTGGTTCCTGCGCTACCTCGAACACGTCGTCCTGCCGGTCCTCGCCTTCGACGCGCTCGCCGGGATCGCCCTCGAAGCGCACCAGCAGAACACGCTGGTCCTCCTCGACCCGGCCGGCTGGCCGGTCGGCGGCCGCTACCGCGACAACCAGGGCTACTACTTCCGCTCCTCCCGCCGTGCCGAGCTGGAGCGCAGGCTCCCCGGAATCGGTGCCACGAGCGACACCTTCGTCTCGGACGCCGTCACCGACGAACGCTTCGCCTACTACCTCGGCATCAACAACGTGCTCGGTCTCATCGGGGCCTTCGGATCCCAGCGGCTCGCAGACGAGCGCATTCTGCTGGCCGCCTTCCGTCGTTTCCTCGGCAAGGCCAGGGGCCTCGGCCCGCTCCCCGAGAGGCTGCTCGACTCGCCCACCCTGCGCTGCAAGGCGAATCTGCTCACCCGCCTCGGAGGTCTGGACGAGCTCGTCGGCCCCGTCGACACCCAGTCCGTCTACGTCACCATCGCCAACCCCCTCCACGATTGA